The following proteins are co-located in the Dromiciops gliroides isolate mDroGli1 chromosome 2, mDroGli1.pri, whole genome shotgun sequence genome:
- the LOC122739643 gene encoding mitoguardin 2-like gives MLSQGQGYSAADLCCGQEPLAHLARPPLCCNELHCTPLPRKIHAQPATVFDLRMLGACRNLLCSSLDSNSEAWLESLKRGWMQVFMDHVWLSGQMQKEVQKIIGENNALKVRIWEMKANDPGFFVIYVGGNLWHTGVRVCSPHPAYHLQEEFGSTFPSNSMLLDPERTLMLPLTEGSLRLQEDEDSLSSEDSLSSSAELFDDLQAEDLPFQLSRPAAAYEEALQLVKEGKVSCRTLRTELLGCSSDQDFLAKLHCVRQAFQGLLQDESNQLFFGEVGKQMVTGLMTKAEKNPKGFLESYEEMLNYALRPETWPTTQMELEGQGVVCMSFFDIVLDFILMDAFEDLENPPSLVLAVLRNSLLSDSFLETALATACWSVLKAKRRLLMVPDGFISHIYTLLEHVNPILAFGFLGPKPQLAEVCTFVKHQIVYYLKGMFDLDNMRYTTVQSLAEDILQLSHQRSEILLGYLGTGPVREMNGMLPHENGPLSISPHASMREG, from the exons ATGCTGAGCCAGGGCCAAGGGTACTCAGCCGCTGatctctgctgtggccaagagcctcttGCTCACTTGGCCAGACCCCCTCTGTGCTGCAATGAGCTGCACTGCACTCCCCTTCCACgcaa AATTCATGCCCAGCCAGCCACTGTTTTTGACCTCCGGATGCTCGGCGCCTgcaggaatcttttgtgttccagtctggacTCAAATTCAGAGGCCTGGCTTGA GTCCCTCAAAAGGGGATGGATGCAGGTTTTTATGGACCATGTGTGGCTAAGTGgtcaaatgcaaaaggaggtgcaaaagatTATTggagaaaataatgccttaaaagttagaatttggGAGATGAAAGCTAATGATCCT GGCTTTTTCGTCATCTATGTAGGAGGAAACCTTTGGCATACTGGAGTGAGAGTCTGTTCCCCTCACCCGGCATACCACCTCCAGGAGGAGTTTGGCTCAACATTCCCATCAAATAGTATGCTCTTGGACCCAGAGAGGACACTCATGCTACCTCTGACAGAAGGTTCACTGAGGCTTCAGGAAGATGAGGACAGTCTTTCCTCTGAAGACTCTTTGTCCTCTTCAGCAGAGCTGTTTGATGACCTGCAGGCAGAAGATCTCCCTTTCCAGCTCTCCAGGCCAGCTGCAGCATATGAGGAGGCCTTGCAGCTGGTAAAAGAGGGGAAGGTTTCCTGTCGGACACTCAGAACAGAACTCCTGGGTTGCTCCAGTGATCAGGACTTCTTAGCTAAACTGCACTGTGTCCGGCAGGCCTTCCAGGGACTTCTGCAAGATGAGAGTAACCAGCTGTTCTTTGGGGAGGTTGGGAAACAAATGGTAACAGGCCTGATGACGAAAGCTGAAAAGAACCCAAAGGGCTTCTTGGAGAGCTATGAGGAGATGTTGAATTATGCCCTGAGACCAGAGACCTGGCCTACCACACAGATGGAATTGGAGGGGCAGGGGGTGGTTTGCATGAGTTTCTTTGACATTGTACTGGATTTCATACTCATGGATGCCTTTGAGGACCTGGAGAACCCCCCCTCCTTAGTGCTGGCGGTCCTGCGTAATAGCTTGCTCTCAGACAGCTTCTTGGAAACGGCTCTGGCCACTGCCTGCTGGTCGGTTTTGAAAGCCAAGAGACGACTTCTGATGGTGCCCGATGGCTTCATCTCCCACATCTACACATTATTGGAGCATGTCAATCCCATTCTTGCCTTTGGCTTCTTAGGGCCCAAGCCACAGCTGGCTGAAGTCTGCACTTTTGTCAAGCATCAGATTGTGTACTACCTGAAGGGCATGTTTGACCTGGACAATATGCGCTACACCACTGTGCAGTCACTAGCTGAGGACATCCTTCAACTGTCCCACCAACGCAGTGAGATCCTGTTGGGTTACCTGGGAACAGGGCCTGTCCGGGAGATGAATGGGATGTTGCCTCATGAAAATGGACCCCTGTCCATTAGCCCCCATGCCTCCATGAGGGAGGGCTAA